One stretch of Zingiber officinale cultivar Zhangliang chromosome 6B, Zo_v1.1, whole genome shotgun sequence DNA includes these proteins:
- the LOC121992307 gene encoding translation machinery-associated protein 7-like, with translation MSSKQGGKAKPLKQPKAEKKEYDETDLVNIQKKKDEEKALKELRAKASQKGTFGGSGLKKSGKK, from the exons ATGTCGTCCAAGCAAG GTGGGAAGGCGAAGCCCCTCAAGCAGCCCAAGGCTGAGAAGAAGGAGTATGATGAG ACTGATCTAGTGAATATTCAAAAGAAGAAAGATGAAGAGAAG GCACTCAAGGAGCTGAGAGCCAAGGCTTCCCAGAAAGGAACATTTGGAGGCTCTGGTCTAAAAAAGAGTGGAAAGAAATAG